The segment CCAGATCAACTCCAGCTTATTATTGTGCGGGAAGAAGAATGCTTTGCGTCCTTCTTTCTCCTGGTATTTCCATGCGAAATAGAACAACAGGAATTGTGTGATGACAAATACCAATCCGGTAACTGCAGTAGTGATCATGAACATCTCATCGATCTTTTCACCTTCAACTGATGCAGATCCTTGAGGGAACAATGTTGTTTTGTACAACAACTTATTGCAGTAGTACACGCCAATGAACCCTACAATCATAAAACCAAGCAGCATAAAGCCGTTGATACGGTTGTTTTGTTTGCGTGATGTTTCTTCACCTTTTAATACACTCACATACTCGCTGGCCTTCGCAATCTGGAAGATAACAATGAACACCAGGAGGGCGGCTGCAATGATCAGATATGTTGTAGTAGTCATAGCTTGCGCAAATTATTTATAGTTCGTCAATTCTTTTTTCTTTGTTCAATCATCAGGTATGGTGAATAATACTTTCTTTCACCAACGGATGATTTTTCGGTAATAACGGTGCTTTTGTTAAGTGTTTTGCCGTGAGGTAAATCACTAAACCAAGAAAACCGGCACTCACACCCAAACTGTACACGAAATGACTGATCGGGTTTGAATCTTTACCTAATTCTTTCAAAGGACCAGGTGTAACCATCTGGTAGAAATCTAACCAGTGACCGAAGATGATGATCACAGACATTAATGTTACTACTGTATAGTTACGTTTTGAACCACGACGCATCAGGATGAGTAACGGTGCAAGGAAGTTGATGATCAGGTTGAGTAAGAACATTGCTCTGAACGGACCATCACCTTTACCGCCAAAACCTAAACGGTCAATAAAGTATTCAGTTTCTTCCGGTTGGTTACTGTACCAGATCAACATGAACTGGGAGAACCAGAGATATGTCCAGAAAATAGAGAATGCAAACATGAACTTACCAATATCGTGGATATGCTCTTCGTTCACAAATTCGAGGTAACCGTGGTTTTTCAAATACACCACAAACAACATCATCAATGATAACCCTGCAACCCATGAGCTTGCAAATGTGTACCAGCTATACATGGTGCTGTACCAATGTGCGTCAATACTCATCAACCACATCCATGGCAACGTACTCAAAACAGTTAAACCATAAGTAACGAGGAAGGCTGCTGCAATTTTTAACGACTTCCAATAGAAAGAACGGTCGCCCTGGCCGGCAAGATCTTCAGCCAGTGAATTTTTACGGAACCAGTTGCGGAACCATATCCACAAACCAACTGCAGCAATAGATAACACTGTATAGAAAACAGGATTTAAGAACCCGCTTTTCGCTTGTAATTTTTCATCAAGATGAGCTGCATCTTTCCAATGATAGATGTGATGATCATCAGAGATCCAAACATATGCAAGCAATATAACCAATGCAATAGGACCCAGCACATTTATACCGCCGGAGATCGCCTCAGGTACACGACGGAACACCAATGGAAAACCTGCCTGTGCAAGGGTGGTGGCACTCACAAAAAAGAAGCTCGCCGCTACTACCAGTAACCAATAGATACTGTTATGCATTAATGCCATCCAGAATTTGGTTGCACCATATGCTTCAGCTCCATGTTCTTCGCCATGACCACCGGAAAATGGATGCAGGAAAATAATCCCCAGTATGAGTGTTAACACACCCACACCCATCAATGCATAGCTCCATTTTTTTAATCCGCCCGGTATTTCAAATTGTTCTTTCAGTGCCATTGAACTTCGTTTATAGTTGAATGTTAGTTTGGTAATTCTTATTTCGACGCCTTGGTTGTATCTGCAACTGGAGCAGCAGTTGTATCAGCAGCCACTGCTACTGGTTTTGCACCACCCGGTTGCATACTTTTTACATAATGAATGATCATCCAACGCTGTTTGGTACTTAACTGAGATGCATAACTGCCCATCAGGTTTCTACCGTAGGTAACAGAATACATCATCTGACCTGCAGGCATGTTCTCATACTTTGCATCACCAACCAATGTAGCTGGTTTTGCAGGGTATGGACCATCGCCACCTTTATACAAAGGACCATTGCCATCCAATTTTTCACCATGACAAATGCCGCAGTTAATATTGTACAACCGCTTTGCTTCCAACATATCTTTTTCATTCAATGCAGGCAAAGGGTTTACAATTTGCTTTGATGCAACGTAATTAGCTGTATCACCGGCTTTATCAATTGCCAACGGGAAATAAGCAACGTCGCCACGTTTTACTGTACCTGCAACAGGTGTTGCATCGTAGTAAATATTAGCATCTTTTAAATTACTGTGATCGGCATAAGTTTCTACTGCACGGCTGTAAGCCATATCCGGCATGTAGATCCTTCCTGTATCACGGCGTGGGCCGTTGTTGCAGGCTGCTGCTGCCAATACTACTGTAACCAATCCAATTGTAACAATCTGTGTTGAACGCATTTCAATATGTTTATGCTGTAACGATTTCTTCTTTTTCAAATGCTTTTCTTGTCTTGTCGTAACGACCAAGCCACCAACCTGTTTCCGCATCTTTCTCAAATATTTCTACTGCACCTGCACTTTGAAAGAAAGCTTTTACTTCTTCAATATTTGTTTTCTCTGTGATCTCGATAGGCATTACAAACAGATCATCTGTTGCACGCAGGTGGAAATGATCTTTCCGTACAAACGGTGCCAGTTGGCAGAGGTAGCAGAATGTTAACACCATACCTACTGCAGCACACAATACCGTTAATTCAAACACGATGGGAATGAATGCAGGTAAAGGCAAATGTGGTTTACCACCAATATTCATTGGCCAATCTTTGGTAAACACCCAGCTCATAAATGTTAAGGCAGTTGTTGTACCTGTCATAGCATAAATAAAACCGGCAGTGTGTAAGCTGGTATCACGCAAACCCATTGCATGATCTAAACCATGGATCGGGAAGGGTGTGTACACATCATGAATCTTATAACCTGCCTTGCGTGTATTTTTTACCGCAGGGAACAGCGTTTTTTCATCATCAAAACAGCCAACTACGAATTTTTTTACAGACATATTTTTTAGCTTTTAGCTTTCCGTTTTATTCAATTAATGTGCATGCACCTGTTCGTGTGCAAATTCTTCCACTGATTGTGCTTCAATTGGATCCATTTGTTCCTTGTAGCTTTCACCATTTTTCTTGAGAATATGTTTGATCTCAGCAATGGCAATTACAGGGAAGTATTTGGAGAAAAGGAAGTAACAGGTAAAGAACAAACCAAATGATCCGAGGTAGAAACCAACTTCCCAAATAGTAGGACGATAGTAAACTGACCAGGAAGAAGGCAGGTAATCACGGTAGAGCGATGATACGATGATCACAAAACGTTCGAACCACATACCAATGTTCACCACAATACTCATTAAGAACGTAAAGGCGATGTTTCTGCGGAGTTTCTTCACCCAGAACAACTGCGGAGTAATTACGTTACAGGTCATCATCAACCAGTAGCTCCATCCGTAAGGACCGGCAATACGGTATTTGAAGAAGATATCCTGTTCGTATTTCACGGCACTGTACCATGCCATGAACAACTCCGTTAAGTAAGCACAACCCACAATAGAACCGGTCAATACAATAACCTTGTTCATGTTTTCAATGTGGCTGATAGTGATATAATCTTCCAGGTTCATGATCTTACGTGTCACCAACATCAGGGTTTGCACCATGGCGAAACCTGAGAAGATGGCACCCGCAACGAAATAGGGAGGGAAGATGGTTGTATGCCAACCGGGTATTACCGAAGTGGCAAAGTCAAACGATACGATCGTGTGTACTGATAATACAAGTGGTGTACTCAAACCCGCTAACACCAGTGATAAACTTTCATGACGCTGCCAGTGCTTGGTTGAACCTGTCCATCCGAAAGATGCAACACCATAAAATGCTTTTGCCCATTTCTTTTTTGCACGGTCACGAAGTGTAGCCAGATCAGGAATCAAACCACTATACCAGAATAAAAGAGATACCGTAAAGTAAGTAGAGATCGCAAATACGTCCCACAACAATGGTGAGTTGAAGTTCACCCATAATGGACCACGTGAGTTTGGATAAGGCATTACAAAGAAAGCCATCCATACACGACCCATGTGCCAGATCGGGAACTGGCCCGCACAAATAACCGCAAAGATGGTCATTGCTTCTGCCGCACGGTTTACACCTGTTCTCCAACCCTGACGGAAGAGCAACAAGATCGCAGAGATCAACGTACCGGCGTGACCAATACCTACCCACCATACGAAGTTGGTGATATCCCAACCCCATCCGATGGTTTTATTCAGGTTCCACATACCTGTACCGTACACCACCTCTTTGTAAAGGCTCACTACACCAAACAACAGCAGGGCCACCGAAATAATGAAACCGATCCACCACAAACGTGTGGGAGCAGCTTCCACCGGCTTACAAATATCCTCTGTAACATCGTGGTAGGTTTTGTGACCATCAACCAATGGTTCCCTAACCTGTGATTCGTACCTTAATAATGACATACTTGTTTTCGCTTTTAGCTTTCAGCTTTCACCGTAAGCTTTGGTTTTATGTTTTGTACTTAGCTCCAGATTCTTTGTTCGTCTTCTGTTGCGTCGCACTCTTCAACTTAGTTCAATTCTATTCAGCAAATCCCTCCTTCGTCGGGATGACAGCAGTGATTAATGTGCTGCTGGTGTTGCTGCTTCTTTTGCTTCTGAATGCGCTTCACCATGTCCGCCTTCTTCTTCGTTACCTACTGTACGGTCAGTGTTACGCAGCTTTGCCATGTAACTTACGTTTGGCAATACGTGCAGTTGCTCCAGTACATAATAAGTACGGTTTGCAGCTTCAGTTGTACGCACTTTACGGATCGCACTTTCTTTATCATTTACATTACCGAACACAATAGCGTTTGTAGGACAAGCCTGCTGACATGCAGTTTTGATATCGCTGTCAACCATTGGACGACTGTCTTTCTTCGCTGTTAATTTCGCTTCCTGTAAACGTTGTACGCAGAAAGAACATTTTTCAATTACACCACGGCTACGAACAGTAACATCAGGATTCAACACCATACGTGTCAGATCTTCGTTCATATCAAGTGTTACTTCGTTGATTCTTCCGCTTTCGATCAATGGATTCTGATTGTCTTTAAAGCTATCAGCGCCATTCCAGTCGTGCCAGTTAAAGCGACGAACTTTATAAGGACAGTTGTTGGCACAATATCTTGTACCGATACAACGGTTATACGTCATCTGGTTTAAACCTTCACTGCTGTGGTTTGTTGCTGCCACCGGACAAACGTTCTCACATGGAGCATTATCACAGTGCTGGCAAAGCATTGGCTGGAACACAACATCCGGATTTTCCATATCGCCACTGAAATAACGGTCGATACGTAACCAATGCATGTCATGATATTTCGCCACCTGAGTTTTACCAACAACAGAAACGTTGTTCTCAGCGCTACAAGCAACTACACAAGCTCCACAACCATTACACAAGTTCAGGTCAAGGCTCATGCCCCATTTAATACCTGGTTTGTCGTAAACCGGGTACATCGTTCCCTGTTCTTCCAACCCTTCTGTACCGCCGTAATCTTTCAATTCGGCCATACGTTCATTGATGAAATGCTTTGGATCTTTTTTGAAGACAGCAAGACTTGTTTCCTTCACTACTTCAATACGATTACCATAAGTGCTGTGCGTTTGCATCTGTGCAATGTCATACATCTTATCTGTCTTTTCGATGGTTACATCGAAAGCAGCGTAATCATATGTTTGTCCGTTGAAACTTGCAAACGGATAAATGTTTTTACCAACACCCTTTGCTGCACGTCCCACTTTTTCACTGCGTCCATAACCGGTTGCAATGGCAATGGTATTTGCATTCATACCGGGGATGATGAGGATTGGGAGTTCAATTGGTTCTCTGCCGGCAACTGTAATTTTTAATACAGGTTTTGGCGGATTTACTTCAAAATCATCATCAGCCACGTAACCCAATTCTTCTGCTGTTTTTACAGAAAGAATTGCATAGTTATCCCAGCAGGCACGTGTAATTGGATCAGGCATTTCCTGCAACCAGGGGTTGTTGGCCATTTTACCATCACCAATACTTACTTTTTGGTAGATCACTAATTCGTGCTTGCCTGTTTTCTTAGCAGCACTGAGTTTAGCAACTGCATCAGTTAATGCGGCGCCGTTAAATGAAGCACCTGCAACAACAGGAGCAGCCGGTTCAATTACACCATCCTGTAATGCTTTATCAAAAGCCAGTTGGCCGCCGAGTTTGTTGATCCAGTAATTCTTGAAATATGTTTCGTAATCCGCAACAGTGCTGCCGCTCCATTTCAACAATGAAGTTGCAAATGCTCTTGTTTTAAATAACGGATGAATAGTTGGTTGAATGAAAGAGAGGTAACCTGCTTTTGCTTCAGCATCGCCCCAGCTTTCTAAATAATGATGATCAGGAAGAACATAGTTACACTCTGCAGTTGTTTCATCTTCACGTTCGTTGAATGAAACGGTGAGTGCAACTTTCTTCCATGCTGCTACAAATTTCTTTGTGTCGTTGTAAGTGTATACAGGGTTTGCACCAAGTACCAATACAGCACCAACATTGCCGGCATTCATATCAGCAATCAGTTGTTCCATATCAGCATCAACGCCTTTGCGGTAGTTAACAGTTGTACCGAAGTTTACTGTTTTACCCAATGCACCAATTTGTGCATTGATAGCGTTTACAAGTATTTGTGCATTTACATTATTGCTGCGGCTTACTACCAATGCATTACCACCGGCAGCTAATAATTCTTTTGCAGCAGCATCAATACCTGCAGCTAAACGCTTATCAGTAATAGCAGGAGCTGTAACAGCGCCGCCAACTTTTGCATATAAGTTTAATAATACAGCACCCAGTTCGCTCGGACGGTGTGTATAACGCTCATCGGCACTTGCACCCGTCATGCTGTACATCGCTTCAAACTGGAAGTGACGGCTCATGGTTGGGTTCTTCTCATCGATCTTGCGGCCGGTAGCATATTGCTTGGCAAATTCAACCGGGCTCAACCATGTACCAAGGAAATCGGCACCAAAGCTTACGATCACTTTTGCCTGGTCGAAATGATAAGAAGGAATTGCACGTTGTCCAAATGATGCTTCGTTTGCCTGTAACATGCCGCTGTAAGAAACAGCATCATAAGTTACATGCTTAAACGTTGGATATTTTGCTTTGAATTCTTCAATTACTGCAGCAACAGATGGAGAATTCAATGTAGAACTTAATAAAACGATTTGTTTGCTTCCTACAGCTGCCAAAGCAGCGGCAATTTTTTTATCTACTGCTTCGTAAGTTGGAGCTTCTTTAAAACCGTCGCCTGCTTTTTCCATTGGGTAACGAACACGGGCAGTGTCGTACAAACTAAGTACAGATGCCTGTACACGTTGTGACGTACCACCTTTGGTGAAGCCCATTTCATTTCCTTCCAGTTTAATAGGACGGCCATCTCTTACTTTCGCTAATACAGGTACCACATCACCATCCTGTATGAATGTAGTGGCATAGTAATTCGCAACACCGGGAACAATATCAGCAGGTTTATTAAGAAAAGGAATTGCCTTTTTTACGGGAATTTCACAACTGGCAGCCAAAGTAGCGGCAGCCGTGCTGAAACCGAGATACTTTAAGAAATCACGGCGTGGCGTTTTGGCTCCGTTATCATCCATCTCAAACGGAAGATCTTCTTTAAACTCGTTCTCCGCATCATTGATGTATGCCTTGGTATTGTTCAGCTCTCCGAAACTTTGCCAATATTTTTTCTTGCTCATATGCTTGTTAGATAGCTAATTTGAAAATTTGTCCTTCGACTCCGCTCAGGATTAAAAATCAGACTCCGACTATTAATAGTGACATTTTTGACATTCAGTACCACCGATCTTTTCAACGGTTACACTATCCATTTTACCGTTCTTGATATCGTTGTGGAATTTCTCGTACATGCTGTAAAAGCCGTTTTCCTGAAACTTCACATTTGTTTCACGGTGACAGTTAATACACCAGCCCATGCTCAAATTGCTGAACTGATAAACTTCACCCATGTTCTGAATTTCACCATGACAGGTTTGACATTGTACGCCACCTGCTTTTGTGTGCTGTGAGTGATTGAAGTATACATGGTCGGGCAGGCTATGGATCTTGATCCACTCGATTGGTTTGCCTTCACCAGTGTATTTATTAGCGGCAGGATCCCATCCTGCATATTTATATAACTTTTGAATTTCTGCGGTACCGTTTACTTCTGAACCATCTTCTTTAACGATCTTTTCGCCTTTGTATTCGTTGATCGCCATGTGACAGTTCATACAAACATTCACACTCGGAATATTGGCATGTTTGCCTTCCATTGCACCGCCGTGGCAATATAAACAGTTTACCTGGTTGATGCCTGCGTGTACTTTATGCGAATAGTAGATCGGTTGTTCCGGTTGATAATTTGTCTGACGACCCAAACCAATTGCACCTTGTGCAAAGAAGTAACCTGCAACAATAAAGAAGAGGATGGTTAAGGTTGACATGTAAGCCTTGTTTCTCCAGAAAGGAATTGGCTCACCACGAACCACACCTTCTTTCTCATCGGTTAATTTCTTCAGGTTGCTGTTGATCTGTAATAAAATGAGGGTAACAATCGCTAACACCATTGCAAGGATACCGAAGAGGAGAGAATTATCTTCAGCTGGCGCTTCTGCTGTTACTGCACCCGTAGTTGCACCAGGAGCTGGCTTATTTGCTTCAGCATTAATATAAGTAACGATCGCATCGATCTCAGCTTCTGCTAAACCCGGGAAACCTGTCATCAACACACCGCCAAACTCTTTGATCAGGTTTGCAGCATAGGGTTCTGTTTTTGCAAAACCCGCCGGATTGTGGATCCATGCATATAATTTCTTACGGTCACTCCATGGTCCACGTCCCTCAACACCTGCAAGTGCAGGGCCGGTCAATTTCTTACCAACTGCATGGCAGCTTGCACAATTGGCCTGGAACAAAGCTTTTCCATCCTGCGCAAACAACTTTTCAGTAATCAATAATGAAACTAAGACCAGACAGAGCGTGACCGACTTTCGGAGTAGTAATTTTGGTTGATTCATAACGTTCTGGAACCGATTGTGATTAGGAAGAATATCCTTTTAACTGGCTGCAAAAATAGGGGAGGATACTGACATAATATCCACAGTTTCAAAAAAAATTTTACTTAGTTGTGACTTGAGAATGAACAAATTGCTGAGCTTAGAACCTTTCAATTCATCCTGAAAAAACTGAATGGCTTTGTGGCATCATGTTTTTTGTAATGTGGGCAATGGTTAAACAAAGTTTTCCCCGATTTTTGTGAGATGTTTGAAAAGCTGCGTAACAAATGGAAGGTGGGGCCACTTCAACTGGCTCTTATTTTATGCACGTTTGCTATTGGCGGCAGCTTAACCGGTTTTTTGGGCAAACGCATTATGCCACTGTTTGGCATTGAAGCACCCTGGCTCTACATTCCAGTATACATTATCGTGATCACACTCATCTGGCCGTTGATGGTATTAGTAATAAGTATCCCGTTTGGTCAATTCCGTTTCTTTGCCGGCTATTTAAAAAAGATGGGGCAACGGATGGGTTTCATGAAACCCCCTAAATCCTCCTGAAAGGGGACTTGCTTTGCACAACGCCAGCTTATTTGATGAGGTTTGCAAACTCAGAATGTGAAATGAGGTCGATGTAATTCTCCGAGCATCGTTTCAGCAGCCATATAACCAAAGCTTCCCCATTGCGTTCCTTCAGTTACTCTTCGGAGGAGATCTACTCCTTCTGCAGCGTGGCCAATACTCAGATAATAGGTCGCCAGGCCAAAACCGATAGCTGCATTTGAAAGCGGACTGGTATCATCCAAAAACTTCGTTCTGATCTCAGCCGGATTTTGTTCTCCCTTATATATTAATAAGATA is part of the Lacibacter sediminis genome and harbors:
- a CDS encoding DUF3341 domain-containing protein, with translation MSVKKFVVGCFDDEKTLFPAVKNTRKAGYKIHDVYTPFPIHGLDHAMGLRDTSLHTAGFIYAMTGTTTALTFMSWVFTKDWPMNIGGKPHLPLPAFIPIVFELTVLCAAVGMVLTFCYLCQLAPFVRKDHFHLRATDDLFVMPIEITEKTNIEEVKAFFQSAGAVEIFEKDAETGWWLGRYDKTRKAFEKEEIVTA
- the nrfD gene encoding NrfD/PsrC family molybdoenzyme membrane anchor subunit, which encodes MSLLRYESQVREPLVDGHKTYHDVTEDICKPVEAAPTRLWWIGFIISVALLLFGVVSLYKEVVYGTGMWNLNKTIGWGWDITNFVWWVGIGHAGTLISAILLLFRQGWRTGVNRAAEAMTIFAVICAGQFPIWHMGRVWMAFFVMPYPNSRGPLWVNFNSPLLWDVFAISTYFTVSLLFWYSGLIPDLATLRDRAKKKWAKAFYGVASFGWTGSTKHWQRHESLSLVLAGLSTPLVLSVHTIVSFDFATSVIPGWHTTIFPPYFVAGAIFSGFAMVQTLMLVTRKIMNLEDYITISHIENMNKVIVLTGSIVGCAYLTELFMAWYSAVKYEQDIFFKYRIAGPYGWSYWLMMTCNVITPQLFWVKKLRRNIAFTFLMSIVVNIGMWFERFVIIVSSLYRDYLPSSWSVYYRPTIWEVGFYLGSFGLFFTCYFLFSKYFPVIAIAEIKHILKKNGESYKEQMDPIEAQSVEEFAHEQVHAH
- a CDS encoding c-type cytochrome, whose amino-acid sequence is MNQPKLLLRKSVTLCLVLVSLLITEKLFAQDGKALFQANCASCHAVGKKLTGPALAGVEGRGPWSDRKKLYAWIHNPAGFAKTEPYAANLIKEFGGVLMTGFPGLAEAEIDAIVTYINAEANKPAPGATTGAVTAEAPAEDNSLLFGILAMVLAIVTLILLQINSNLKKLTDEKEGVVRGEPIPFWRNKAYMSTLTILFFIVAGYFFAQGAIGLGRQTNYQPEQPIYYSHKVHAGINQVNCLYCHGGAMEGKHANIPSVNVCMNCHMAINEYKGEKIVKEDGSEVNGTAEIQKLYKYAGWDPAANKYTGEGKPIEWIKIHSLPDHVYFNHSQHTKAGGVQCQTCHGEIQNMGEVYQFSNLSMGWCINCHRETNVKFQENGFYSMYEKFHNDIKNGKMDSVTVEKIGGTECQKCHY
- a CDS encoding DUF6787 family protein codes for the protein MFEKLRNKWKVGPLQLALILCTFAIGGSLTGFLGKRIMPLFGIEAPWLYIPVYIIVITLIWPLMVLVISIPFGQFRFFAGYLKKMGQRMGFMKPPKSS
- a CDS encoding TAT-variant-translocated molybdopterin oxidoreductase, whose translation is MSKKKYWQSFGELNNTKAYINDAENEFKEDLPFEMDDNGAKTPRRDFLKYLGFSTAAATLAASCEIPVKKAIPFLNKPADIVPGVANYYATTFIQDGDVVPVLAKVRDGRPIKLEGNEMGFTKGGTSQRVQASVLSLYDTARVRYPMEKAGDGFKEAPTYEAVDKKIAAALAAVGSKQIVLLSSTLNSPSVAAVIEEFKAKYPTFKHVTYDAVSYSGMLQANEASFGQRAIPSYHFDQAKVIVSFGADFLGTWLSPVEFAKQYATGRKIDEKNPTMSRHFQFEAMYSMTGASADERYTHRPSELGAVLLNLYAKVGGAVTAPAITDKRLAAGIDAAAKELLAAGGNALVVSRSNNVNAQILVNAINAQIGALGKTVNFGTTVNYRKGVDADMEQLIADMNAGNVGAVLVLGANPVYTYNDTKKFVAAWKKVALTVSFNEREDETTAECNYVLPDHHYLESWGDAEAKAGYLSFIQPTIHPLFKTRAFATSLLKWSGSTVADYETYFKNYWINKLGGQLAFDKALQDGVIEPAAPVVAGASFNGAALTDAVAKLSAAKKTGKHELVIYQKVSIGDGKMANNPWLQEMPDPITRACWDNYAILSVKTAEELGYVADDDFEVNPPKPVLKITVAGREPIELPILIIPGMNANTIAIATGYGRSEKVGRAAKGVGKNIYPFASFNGQTYDYAAFDVTIEKTDKMYDIAQMQTHSTYGNRIEVVKETSLAVFKKDPKHFINERMAELKDYGGTEGLEEQGTMYPVYDKPGIKWGMSLDLNLCNGCGACVVACSAENNVSVVGKTQVAKYHDMHWLRIDRYFSGDMENPDVVFQPMLCQHCDNAPCENVCPVAATNHSSEGLNQMTYNRCIGTRYCANNCPYKVRRFNWHDWNGADSFKDNQNPLIESGRINEVTLDMNEDLTRMVLNPDVTVRSRGVIEKCSFCVQRLQEAKLTAKKDSRPMVDSDIKTACQQACPTNAIVFGNVNDKESAIRKVRTTEAANRTYYVLEQLHVLPNVSYMAKLRNTDRTVGNEEEGGHGEAHSEAKEAATPAAH
- a CDS encoding c-type cytochrome, with the translated sequence MRSTQIVTIGLVTVVLAAAACNNGPRRDTGRIYMPDMAYSRAVETYADHSNLKDANIYYDATPVAGTVKRGDVAYFPLAIDKAGDTANYVASKQIVNPLPALNEKDMLEAKRLYNINCGICHGEKLDGNGPLYKGGDGPYPAKPATLVGDAKYENMPAGQMMYSVTYGRNLMGSYASQLSTKQRWMIIHYVKSMQPGGAKPVAVAADTTAAPVADTTKASK
- a CDS encoding quinol:cytochrome C oxidoreductase, with translation MALKEQFEIPGGLKKWSYALMGVGVLTLILGIIFLHPFSGGHGEEHGAEAYGATKFWMALMHNSIYWLLVVAASFFFVSATTLAQAGFPLVFRRVPEAISGGINVLGPIALVILLAYVWISDDHHIYHWKDAAHLDEKLQAKSGFLNPVFYTVLSIAAVGLWIWFRNWFRKNSLAEDLAGQGDRSFYWKSLKIAAAFLVTYGLTVLSTLPWMWLMSIDAHWYSTMYSWYTFASSWVAGLSLMMLFVVYLKNHGYLEFVNEEHIHDIGKFMFAFSIFWTYLWFSQFMLIWYSNQPEETEYFIDRLGFGGKGDGPFRAMFLLNLIINFLAPLLILMRRGSKRNYTVVTLMSVIIIFGHWLDFYQMVTPGPLKELGKDSNPISHFVYSLGVSAGFLGLVIYLTAKHLTKAPLLPKNHPLVKESIIHHT